One Gossypium hirsutum isolate 1008001.06 chromosome A11, Gossypium_hirsutum_v2.1, whole genome shotgun sequence genomic window carries:
- the LOC107922886 gene encoding protein DETOXIFICATION 16, translated as MEREDKKSLTSALIQITPENDDFTLQQAVSSNGINEVRRKKIWDEVKKQVWLAGPLIGVSLFQYCIQMISVMLVGHAGELALAGASMGTSFASVTGFSLLLGMATALDTLCGQSYGAKQYSMLGIHMQRAMLILVIVSIPLAIIWINTTPILLFFGQDHEISVAAGEYACFMVPSLFAYGLLQCLVKFLQTQNIVFPMMICSGITTFLHILICWVMVFKSGLGFRGAALANSISNWFNVFLLVLYVKLSPSCAKTWAGFSKEAFHNIFTFLRLAIPSAIMVCLEMWSFEMMVLLSGLLPNPKLQTSALSICLNTAATVWMIPFGLSGAVSTRVSNELGAGNPEAARLAVNVVIAMAIFEALLVGSILMLIRNILGYAYSNEVEVVKYVAALLPLVAISNLLDSLQCILSGNARGCGWQKIGAYINLGSYYIVGIPCAVLLAFVLNVGGKGLWLGIICALAVQVTSLSIVTIRTNWEQEARKATERVYDYAISAEIVT; from the exons ATGGAGAGAGAAGACAAGAAGTCTCTAACTTCAGCTTTGATTCAGATAACGCCAGAAAACGATGATTTCACTCTACAACAAGCAGTGAGCAGCAATGGAATTAATGAAGttagaagaaagaaaatatgggATGAAGTGAAGAAACAAGTATGGCTGGCAGGTCCTCTCATAGGGGTGAGCCTATTCCAGTACTGTATACAGATGATATCAGTTATGTTGGTTGGACATGCTGGAGAGCTAGCTCTCGCTGGTGCTTCAATGGGTACTTCCTTTGCTTCTGTTACAGGTTTCAGTTTGCTG TTGGGAATGGCAACGGCCCTGGATACCCTTTGCGGACAATCATATGGGGCAAAACAGTATTCAATGCTGGGCATTCACATGCAAAGAGCAATGCTCATTCTTGTAATCGTCAGCATACCCCTTGCCATTATATGGATAAACACTACACCCATTCTACTTTTTTTCGGCCAAGATCATGAAATATCCGTAGCAGCTGGAGAGTATGCTTGTTTTATGGTTCCCAGTCTATTTGCATATGGTCTCCTTCAATGTCTAGTCAAATTCTTACAAACTCAAAATATCGTATTCCCAATGATGATATGCTCTGGAATCACAACTTTTCTTCACATTCTCATCTGTTGGGTCATGGTTTTCAAATCTGGGCTTGGGTTTAGAGGAGCAGCCTTGGCCAATTCAATCTCCAACTGGTTCAATGTCTTCTTGTTGGTGTTGTACGTTAAGTTGTCTCCTTCATGTGCTAAGACATGGGCAGGATTTTCAAAGGAGGCCTTTCACAATATTTTCACTTTCCTTCGGCTTGCTATTCCATCGGCTATTATGGTCTG CTTAGAGATGTGGTCCTTTGAAATGATGGTTCTACTATCAGGTCTTCTTCCTAATCCAAAGTTACAAACTTCAGCACTCTCTATTTG CCTTAACACTGCTGCCACGGTTTGGATGATACCCTTTGGACTCAGTGGCGCAGTAAG CACTCGAGTCTCGAATGAACTAGGAGCAGGGAATCCGGAAGCAGCACGTTTAGCTGTAAATGTTGTCATAGCAATGGCCATCTTCGAGGCCCTTTTGGTGGGATCCATCTTGATGTTGATTCGAAACATTTTGGGCTATGCTTATAGCAATGAAGTCGAAGTGGTTAAATACGTAGCAGCGTTGTTACCATTAGTAGCAATTTCAAACCTTTTAGATTCTCTTCAGTGTATTCTCTCAG GCAATGCTAGAGGCTGTGGGTGGCAGAAGATTGGAGCATATATTAATTTGGGATCTTACTATATAGTTGGGATTCCATGTGCTGTTTTGTTAGCTTTTGTACTCAATGTTGGTGGAAAG GGGCTATGGCTTGGGATCATCTGTGCACTTGCAGTTCAAGTTACAAGTCTTAGTATTGTTACCATTCGAACAAACTGGGAGCAAGAG GCGAGAAAAGCTACGGAGAGAGTATATGATTATGCAATTTCAGCTGAAATTGTGACATGA